In a single window of the Rhodothermales bacterium genome:
- a CDS encoding helix-turn-helix domain-containing protein, giving the protein MEETRAATQLLTLKEAARRLNVHPATLRRWADNGDVLVMVTPGGHRRFPVAEIDRLSGDRSVSDNSEDVGSNLVAAALKNARAEIAEHPDYAWAADMNETERIQMRSMGRHVMSLLERFVSEDEDDAPLIRAAESMGREYGTNTKGKGMNLSSVLQAMTFFRDRILEAAVSLPAAARMDQDASKRLIRRVNTFLSTMLVSVAESFEH; this is encoded by the coding sequence ATGGAAGAGACCAGAGCGGCGACCCAACTACTGACCTTGAAGGAGGCGGCCAGGCGCCTGAACGTTCATCCCGCGACGCTTCGGCGCTGGGCCGACAACGGGGACGTACTTGTGATGGTCACCCCTGGCGGGCACCGACGTTTCCCTGTCGCGGAAATAGACCGACTGTCGGGCGACCGCTCCGTCAGCGACAATTCGGAAGATGTCGGATCGAATCTGGTGGCGGCGGCCCTGAAGAATGCGCGGGCCGAGATCGCAGAACATCCGGATTACGCCTGGGCGGCCGACATGAACGAAACCGAGCGTATCCAGATGCGCTCCATGGGTCGGCATGTCATGTCACTACTTGAAAGATTCGTGTCCGAGGACGAAGATGACGCTCCCCTGATCAGGGCAGCCGAATCGATGGGTCGTGAGTACGGCACGAATACAAAGGGAAAGGGGATGAACCTTTCCTCCGTACTTCAGGCGATGACGTTTTTTCGGGATAGAATCCTGGAGGCCGCCGTGTCTCTGCCTGCCGCGGCGCGTATGGACCAGGACGCCAGCAAGCGGCTCATCCGCCGCGTCAACACATTCCTCAGCACGATGCTGGTGTCGGTAGCCGAGTCGTTCGAACACTAG
- a CDS encoding response regulator yields the protein MPHQAISRSVRANLKLDVIRIPSRSAAIGRVVLLLVAVLLGGTPTASAQVGHTPLDPDQAITQLVHDVWRIEDGLPQNSVRAIEQTRDGYLWLGTEEGLARYNGIGFTTFDKRTVPAFRESQSIRALLEDSHGTLWIGTMGGGLVRYHDGVFEVVGPETGFLGNVVGAFAEGADGEIYVGTSDQGLFVFRDEVFTRVPLGGQGSPVFVRALAHDRYGAIWVGTRDGLFRINHGRETSFRTEDGLTDNLVMALVEDEDGSLWVGTATGLCHYKDGKFTEFDPSSDRLKHPAQTIIQDRTGLVWIGLDGEGLLRVRGVHASFFDMQDGLSHNRVLSLFEDREGSIWIGTEGGGLNRLRKGKFTTYSEQEGLSLDMALAVYADSQGDVWVGTEGGGLNRLRDGKITVFGIKDGLSSDIVTSIYGGDEGELWVGTFRSGLNRFYANSFRTFTTKDGLPGNGISALHRGSTGKLWIATDAGLAVYEDNTFRALTIADGLSSDIVMSVLEGTDGDVWVGTYDAGLNIIRGAEIRHMNQADGLGSNTVLALHEDVDGVMWIGTYGGGLSRVRAGVVQTVNSEGGLFNDNVYQILEDDNGNLWMSCNKGIFYVKKSELERFFDGEISAVTSTSFDRSDGLKSYELNGGFQPAGWRAADGHLWFPSVRGVVSIDPSSLEANMITPSIVIEELRIDGEAMALSSAVRIGPGRHKVEFDYVGLSFVNSDNLNYRIQLEGYESDWNEVERRRTATYTNLDPGQYTFRVMVADEVGGWGTADASVQFRIDPAFYQNAWFWILCSTGAIVLAFSLYMFRIKSLKTRQRELEEEVNRRTGDLTKAKDQLEEQAIAIGELYRFKAQFFNNISHELRTPLTLLLGPLENSLTGAYGRMNGLLRGQLEIMLRNGRRLLRLINQLLDLAKIESGKMELRAGPGDLTSFVEGIVMSFTAFAVERDVAINFTCDDEFDTIYFDPEKLEKVLFNLLSNAVKFTPSNGRIDVSVCRSSLEEGMVEIAVGDTGPGIPPEEVESIFDRYRQVDGSVSNVQEGTGIGLSLARELVELHGGSIRVESVVGAGAIFTVSLLEGSDHLTPDNIEIHRDDSEVPYASHAAMVEMVAAFANDESAHPDPPLQFPVNENAPCILIVDDNRDVRQYVVGCLHPDYLVVQARNGEEALERVEDSLPALILSDVMMPVMDGHELVRRLKKHEAWSQIPIVMLTAKASETSKIEGLEMGVDDYISKPFNARELRARIGNLLRIHEQERELRAHNDNLERRVQEHINRILGERRRYEQELITARDKAEASARMQSTILDNISHELRTPLSTILGYAQILGKELDAEHRDFANLIESGGRRLLGTLGTIIDLSQLESGSVVLDPTEFSIRAMVEETVAEYSEAAKEKGIAIECDYPENHPSVFLDRPKTQRILDHLVNNAVKFTEEGTVGIKLVERGSNISITVTDTGIGIGGQFLRRLFTPFAQESGGTSRSYEGSGLGLAVANGLTELMYGRIDVRSEKGKGSRFMITLPMRLPKRDEFAADRDPAISAHQSRETTTGERTGSANRETTL from the coding sequence ATGCCACATCAAGCCATCTCAAGATCAGTTCGGGCGAACCTCAAGCTCGACGTGATACGCATACCCTCCCGGTCCGCCGCGATCGGTCGCGTGGTCCTTTTGCTCGTCGCTGTCCTTTTGGGCGGCACACCGACCGCTTCTGCCCAGGTCGGACACACGCCACTGGATCCCGATCAGGCCATAACACAGCTGGTCCATGACGTATGGCGAATCGAGGATGGCCTCCCGCAAAATTCCGTACGCGCCATTGAGCAAACCAGAGATGGCTACCTGTGGCTTGGGACCGAAGAGGGCCTCGCACGCTACAACGGCATTGGTTTCACGACGTTCGACAAGCGCACGGTACCGGCCTTTCGCGAAAGCCAGAGTATTCGTGCGCTTCTGGAAGACTCCCATGGTACTCTCTGGATAGGAACCATGGGGGGTGGACTTGTCCGCTATCATGACGGCGTCTTTGAAGTGGTTGGGCCGGAAACCGGTTTCCTCGGCAACGTGGTCGGAGCATTTGCGGAAGGGGCCGACGGAGAAATCTACGTGGGCACTTCAGACCAGGGACTGTTCGTCTTTCGCGACGAAGTCTTCACTCGAGTACCCCTGGGAGGCCAGGGGAGTCCTGTATTCGTCCGCGCTCTGGCCCATGACCGCTATGGTGCCATCTGGGTGGGCACAAGAGACGGATTGTTTCGCATCAACCACGGTCGAGAGACGTCTTTCAGAACCGAGGACGGGTTAACGGACAACCTTGTAATGGCCCTGGTTGAAGACGAGGATGGATCTCTCTGGGTGGGTACGGCGACCGGCCTCTGCCACTATAAGGACGGGAAATTTACCGAGTTTGATCCGAGCAGCGACAGACTGAAGCATCCGGCACAGACGATCATCCAGGATCGAACCGGTCTTGTGTGGATTGGCCTGGACGGAGAAGGCCTGCTCAGGGTGCGGGGCGTACACGCGTCGTTCTTCGATATGCAGGATGGACTGTCACACAACCGTGTACTGAGCCTCTTTGAAGACCGGGAAGGAAGCATCTGGATCGGAACAGAAGGGGGAGGGCTGAATCGCCTGCGAAAAGGGAAGTTCACGACCTATTCGGAACAGGAAGGCCTGTCACTTGACATGGCGTTGGCTGTGTATGCCGATTCGCAGGGCGACGTGTGGGTGGGAACGGAAGGGGGAGGGCTGAATCGCCTGCGCGACGGCAAGATTACGGTATTCGGAATCAAGGACGGTCTCAGTAGTGATATCGTCACGTCGATCTACGGTGGGGATGAAGGCGAACTGTGGGTAGGCACGTTTCGGTCGGGCTTGAATCGCTTCTATGCCAACTCCTTTCGCACGTTCACGACAAAAGACGGGCTTCCGGGCAATGGCATCAGCGCGCTACACCGGGGCTCGACGGGGAAGTTGTGGATCGCAACAGATGCTGGCCTGGCGGTCTATGAGGACAACACGTTCCGCGCCCTCACGATAGCGGACGGTCTCTCAAGCGACATTGTCATGTCCGTACTGGAGGGGACCGACGGCGATGTATGGGTCGGGACGTACGACGCCGGCCTGAACATCATTCGAGGGGCAGAGATACGTCACATGAATCAAGCTGACGGCCTCGGCAGCAACACGGTTCTGGCACTCCACGAGGATGTCGACGGTGTGATGTGGATCGGGACATACGGGGGCGGTCTGTCTCGTGTTCGCGCCGGAGTCGTGCAGACGGTGAACTCAGAGGGCGGTCTGTTCAACGACAACGTCTACCAGATCCTTGAAGACGACAACGGCAATCTGTGGATGAGTTGTAACAAGGGGATTTTCTACGTCAAGAAATCCGAGCTGGAGCGCTTCTTTGATGGAGAGATCTCTGCGGTGACGTCAACTTCGTTTGATCGGAGCGACGGGTTGAAGAGCTACGAACTTAATGGCGGATTCCAACCGGCCGGTTGGAGAGCGGCAGACGGACACCTCTGGTTTCCTTCGGTCCGGGGTGTGGTGTCAATCGACCCATCCTCGCTCGAGGCCAACATGATTACTCCGTCGATCGTGATTGAGGAGTTACGAATAGATGGAGAGGCAATGGCGCTCTCAAGTGCAGTTCGTATCGGTCCGGGCCGTCACAAAGTGGAGTTCGACTACGTGGGTCTCAGCTTCGTCAACTCAGACAATTTGAACTATCGAATTCAACTCGAGGGATATGAGTCGGACTGGAACGAGGTCGAACGCAGGCGAACCGCGACGTATACGAATCTCGATCCAGGACAATACACGTTTCGCGTGATGGTGGCAGACGAGGTCGGTGGATGGGGCACGGCAGATGCTTCCGTTCAGTTTCGAATTGACCCCGCTTTCTACCAGAATGCATGGTTCTGGATTCTCTGCTCAACGGGCGCAATCGTTCTTGCCTTTTCGCTCTACATGTTCCGAATCAAATCGCTCAAGACAAGACAGCGCGAACTTGAAGAAGAGGTCAATCGCCGAACCGGAGATTTGACAAAGGCGAAAGATCAGCTTGAGGAACAGGCGATAGCTATCGGCGAACTCTATCGGTTCAAGGCACAGTTCTTCAACAATATCTCTCATGAATTACGCACGCCGCTGACGCTGCTACTGGGACCACTGGAAAACTCGCTAACCGGAGCCTACGGCCGGATGAACGGACTTCTGCGTGGCCAGCTGGAGATCATGTTGCGAAATGGACGACGTCTGCTTCGCCTGATTAATCAACTGCTGGACCTCGCGAAGATAGAGAGCGGCAAGATGGAACTCCGCGCCGGACCCGGCGACCTGACGTCCTTTGTCGAAGGTATCGTCATGTCGTTCACGGCGTTTGCCGTCGAGCGAGACGTTGCAATCAATTTCACCTGTGACGATGAGTTCGACACGATCTACTTCGATCCGGAGAAACTTGAAAAAGTGCTCTTCAATCTGCTTTCGAATGCCGTGAAGTTCACGCCGTCGAATGGCCGGATCGACGTGTCCGTCTGTCGAAGTAGTCTGGAGGAGGGCATGGTGGAGATTGCTGTTGGTGACACGGGCCCTGGTATCCCGCCGGAAGAAGTCGAGTCCATATTTGATCGTTACCGCCAGGTCGATGGCAGCGTATCGAACGTTCAGGAAGGGACCGGAATTGGCCTGTCACTGGCCCGTGAACTTGTGGAGTTGCATGGAGGGTCCATCAGAGTGGAGAGTGTTGTCGGCGCCGGTGCCATTTTCACGGTGTCGCTTCTCGAAGGTTCGGATCATCTCACTCCAGACAACATCGAAATACACCGTGACGACTCCGAAGTCCCGTACGCGTCTCATGCGGCAATGGTTGAGATGGTCGCTGCATTTGCGAATGACGAAAGCGCTCATCCAGACCCGCCTCTGCAATTCCCCGTCAACGAGAACGCGCCCTGCATACTGATCGTCGATGACAATCGGGATGTTCGGCAGTATGTGGTCGGTTGTTTACATCCAGACTACCTCGTTGTACAGGCGCGAAACGGTGAGGAAGCCCTGGAACGTGTTGAAGATAGCTTGCCCGCTCTGATACTAAGCGATGTGATGATGCCGGTGATGGATGGTCATGAACTCGTACGTCGACTGAAGAAGCATGAGGCGTGGAGTCAGATTCCGATCGTGATGTTGACGGCAAAGGCGTCTGAGACGAGCAAGATAGAAGGTCTGGAGATGGGCGTTGATGACTACATATCCAAACCCTTCAATGCCCGTGAATTGAGAGCACGAATTGGAAATCTGCTGCGCATCCATGAGCAGGAAAGAGAACTGCGGGCACACAACGACAACCTCGAGCGCCGTGTGCAGGAGCACATCAACCGTATTCTCGGTGAACGTCGTCGATATGAGCAGGAGTTGATCACGGCACGTGACAAGGCCGAAGCGTCGGCGAGAATGCAGTCGACGATTCTGGACAATATCAGCCATGAACTACGGACGCCTCTGTCAACAATCCTGGGCTATGCGCAGATACTGGGTAAGGAATTGGATGCCGAGCATCGGGATTTTGCCAACCTCATCGAAAGCGGTGGACGTCGACTCCTGGGTACACTTGGGACGATTATCGATCTTTCCCAATTGGAATCAGGCAGCGTTGTTCTGGATCCAACCGAGTTCTCTATACGGGCGATGGTCGAAGAGACCGTTGCGGAGTATTCGGAAGCTGCGAAGGAGAAGGGTATTGCGATAGAGTGCGATTACCCTGAAAACCACCCCTCGGTATTCCTGGATCGACCCAAGACGCAGCGAATCCTGGATCACCTTGTCAACAACGCGGTCAAGTTTACTGAAGAGGGTACTGTGGGCATCAAGCTGGTCGAGCGAGGTTCTAATATTTCGATCACCGTGACGGACACGGGTATCGGAATCGGCGGCCAGTTTCTCCGACGACTGTTCACTCCGTTTGCGCAGGAATCCGGTGGAACAAGCCGATCCTACGAAGGAAGCGGACTTGGGCTGGCCGTGGCCAACGGACTGACCGAGCTGATGTACGGGCGAATCGACGTCCGGTCCGAGAAGGGCAAGGGGTCGAGGTTTATGATCACGCTACCGATGCGGCTTCCGAAACGAGACGAGTTCGCTGCCGATCGAGACCCGGCGATCTCAGCGCATCAGTCGCGCGAAACGACGACGGGTGAGCGCACGGGCTCCGCGAATCGCGAGACGACTCTATAA
- a CDS encoding 4'-phosphopantetheinyl transferase superfamily protein, translating into MGITDDVIEWRGGIMPAFPADGDVHLWRASLDPGQIAISRFQSVLQDDELERAARFRFDVHRNRYIASRGILRILLSGYLDLEAREIAIVLTSHGKPELQRGQSDLRFNLSHAGDMGVFAFAAGRRVGVDVEETARDVSFRQLASRYFSPDEQAVLANSSDADIRNVFYACWTRKEAYIKALGLGVTHGLDNFTVAIAPDAKPAIIQSKVDADAPERWGMRAFVPADGFAGALVAEGKDWSLRHFQFSPAG; encoded by the coding sequence ATGGGAATTACCGACGACGTTATAGAGTGGCGAGGCGGGATCATGCCCGCGTTTCCGGCGGACGGCGACGTACATCTGTGGCGAGCGAGTCTCGACCCCGGACAGATTGCGATCAGCCGATTCCAGTCTGTCTTACAGGACGACGAGCTCGAGCGGGCTGCCCGATTCCGGTTCGACGTGCACCGAAACCGGTACATTGCGAGTCGGGGAATTCTGAGAATTCTGCTGTCCGGCTATCTCGATCTGGAAGCACGCGAGATTGCCATTGTCCTGACGAGCCACGGAAAGCCGGAGCTGCAGCGCGGACAATCTGACCTTCGGTTCAATCTTTCGCATGCGGGCGATATGGGTGTCTTTGCGTTTGCCGCCGGACGCCGTGTTGGTGTCGACGTGGAGGAGACCGCTCGCGATGTCTCGTTTCGTCAACTTGCCTCGCGATACTTCTCACCCGACGAGCAGGCTGTTCTCGCAAATAGCTCTGACGCAGACATCCGAAATGTTTTCTACGCGTGCTGGACACGCAAGGAAGCGTATATCAAGGCGCTGGGACTGGGCGTGACGCACGGTCTGGACAACTTCACGGTAGCGATTGCTCCCGACGCAAAGCCCGCTATCATACAGTCGAAAGTCGACGCGGATGCCCCCGAAAGATGGGGAATGCGCGCCTTTGTCCCGGCCGACGGCTTTGCAGGAGCGCTCGTCGCAGAAGGAAAGGATTGGTCACTGCGACACTTCCAGTTTAGCCCGGCCGGGTAG
- a CDS encoding TonB-dependent receptor has protein sequence MLLLAVAPALVVDPAAVLAQASVDAGSDSLLYYEIPAVVVTATRGERQLRNIPVSTEVVMKDDIQARGSARLTDLLAEQAGITIVHEFGAGLQMQGLNSDYILVLIDGEPVIGRSGGTLDLDRLTVRGLERIEIVRGPSSSLYGSDALAGVVNLITRKSSTPIRASVGMRYETHSTADLSLSSDFSQGRFEGSVLLDRYSSNGYDLFPEKPGQTAPGFVDYTGSGRLTYAAGRNTKLRLAGRFGRLDQKDEIGLSFADGSAPTASVGERSEWNLSGGFNQRLSTFTSIDGSAYVSRFISTTALESSDSRFDHRYSESELKLDAIIGTTQLLTAGAGVTLEYVEADRVSGGSQSTTAGFGYVQHQWTPAEEVNLVASARYDMHSDYQNRLSPKLSVLYKPVGTVHLRGSVGSGFKAPTFQQRYLDFSNPIGGYRVFGASGAGPALADLEAAGEIRRYTTALGVGESLRPENSWSFNIGADWYPSKSYDIRVNLFTNRINDLIETLLVAEQVSGTQIFSYANLDRIRTRGAEVNIGVRPVKRLRIDLGYQYLDAEDLEVVDQLEAGTIYKRVNGRDRLVTRSEYGGLFQRSKHSASMNLRYRIEPMGMTASVRGMLKGRYGLYDLNGNLILDDDREYVGTHTLWNVTLTQRVTNKVSLQLGVKNLFNHTNPDFIPSLPGRLVFGGIELQTN, from the coding sequence GTGCTGCTTCTTGCGGTCGCTCCGGCGCTGGTTGTCGACCCCGCTGCTGTACTCGCCCAGGCCAGCGTCGACGCCGGATCGGATTCACTTCTGTACTACGAGATCCCTGCCGTGGTCGTGACGGCTACACGGGGAGAGCGGCAGCTCCGCAATATCCCGGTGTCCACGGAAGTCGTCATGAAGGACGACATTCAGGCCCGCGGCTCGGCGCGACTCACAGATCTCCTCGCCGAGCAGGCAGGCATTACCATCGTTCACGAGTTTGGCGCAGGCCTTCAGATGCAGGGCCTCAACTCGGACTACATCCTGGTACTCATTGACGGCGAGCCCGTAATCGGCAGGTCTGGGGGAACTCTCGACCTCGACCGTCTCACCGTACGGGGCCTCGAGAGAATTGAAATCGTCCGCGGACCTTCGTCTTCGCTGTACGGAAGTGATGCACTCGCCGGAGTCGTAAACCTCATCACCCGGAAGTCCAGTACTCCGATCCGGGCCTCGGTCGGCATGAGATACGAGACGCACTCTACCGCCGACCTGTCCCTGTCCTCCGACTTTTCACAGGGGCGCTTCGAAGGTTCCGTGCTGCTGGATCGCTACAGCTCAAATGGCTACGATCTCTTCCCGGAGAAACCCGGCCAGACCGCCCCGGGGTTCGTTGACTATACAGGGTCCGGCCGACTTACCTACGCCGCCGGCCGAAATACGAAATTGCGTCTGGCGGGTCGCTTCGGGCGACTCGACCAGAAGGACGAAATAGGGCTGTCGTTCGCCGATGGCTCGGCCCCGACTGCCAGCGTGGGTGAACGATCCGAATGGAATCTCAGCGGAGGCTTCAATCAGCGTCTGTCCACTTTTACCTCAATCGACGGCTCCGCGTACGTTTCACGCTTCATCTCCACCACTGCGCTCGAGAGCAGTGATTCGAGATTTGACCACCGCTACAGTGAGTCCGAGCTGAAACTCGACGCGATAATCGGGACGACTCAACTTCTTACCGCTGGAGCGGGCGTCACGCTGGAATATGTCGAGGCCGATCGTGTATCGGGTGGGAGCCAGTCCACGACGGCCGGATTCGGGTACGTGCAGCACCAGTGGACGCCGGCGGAGGAAGTCAATCTTGTCGCCAGTGCCCGATACGATATGCACAGCGACTACCAGAACAGGCTCAGCCCGAAGCTATCCGTCCTCTACAAGCCCGTCGGCACCGTGCACCTCCGGGGTTCGGTCGGCAGTGGGTTCAAGGCGCCGACGTTCCAGCAACGCTATCTGGATTTCAGCAATCCCATTGGTGGATACAGGGTCTTTGGGGCCAGCGGGGCGGGACCTGCTCTGGCCGACCTTGAAGCCGCAGGTGAAATTCGACGGTATACGACTGCGCTGGGCGTTGGAGAATCGCTGAGACCGGAAAACTCGTGGTCGTTCAATATCGGTGCGGACTGGTACCCCTCGAAGAGCTACGATATTCGTGTCAACCTTTTCACCAATCGCATCAACGACCTGATTGAAACACTGCTTGTTGCGGAGCAGGTGAGCGGCACGCAGATATTCTCGTATGCCAACCTGGATCGAATTCGAACCCGTGGAGCAGAGGTCAACATTGGCGTCCGTCCTGTGAAACGACTGAGGATTGATCTCGGCTATCAGTATCTGGATGCTGAAGATCTTGAGGTAGTTGATCAGTTGGAGGCGGGAACGATCTACAAGCGGGTCAACGGGCGCGACCGACTGGTCACCCGCAGCGAATACGGTGGACTCTTTCAGCGATCAAAGCACTCTGCCTCGATGAACCTTCGCTACCGTATCGAGCCTATGGGAATGACGGCATCCGTTCGCGGGATGCTCAAGGGGCGATACGGACTCTACGACCTGAATGGCAATCTCATTCTTGATGACGATCGGGAGTATGTGGGGACACATACACTGTGGAATGTCACACTGACTCAGCGAGTGACCAACAAAGTCTCCCTCCAGCTCGGCGTCAAGAACCTATTCAATCACACCAACCCTGACTTCATTCCGTCGCTCCCGGGCCGACTCGTGTTCGGCGGAATTGAGCTACAAACCAACTAA
- a CDS encoding glutamine--tRNA ligase (catalyzes a two-step reaction, first charging a glutamine molecule by linking its carboxyl group to the alpha-phosphate of ATP, followed by transfer of the aminoacyl-adenylate to its tRNA; in Deinococcus the extra C-terminal extension of YqeY domain enhances affinity for tRNA-Gln) has protein sequence CNEVIKNPDTGEIDELRCTYDPATRGGDAPDGRKVKATLHWVSAEHAVTAEVRVYDRLFSVPAPEDGDEDWQTFINPTSNLVLTDARVEPSVLNDSADTRYQFERQGYFWRDPVDSSDDHLVFNRIVTLRDSWAKIVEERSVDTGSERSDPSASDQVAETDGDTAEPVFKRLPRLNAERQKRADAYVADLGLDTEDAALLSASDGLASFFETAVKEGGSPRTMANWILHELLRELKGQSLASLPVTPSHLVELVSLVDDATISGRIAKDVFSEMIGSGDRPAAIVESKGLRQVTDADRLGAIVATIVAENSEKASAYREGKKGLIGFFVGQVMQQTAGKANPALVRQLLEDRLA, from the coding sequence TGCAATGAGGTAATCAAGAATCCAGACACGGGCGAGATCGACGAACTACGCTGCACATACGACCCGGCCACCCGCGGCGGTGACGCACCGGATGGCCGCAAAGTCAAGGCGACGCTTCACTGGGTTTCGGCCGAGCACGCCGTCACAGCCGAGGTGCGCGTGTACGATCGGCTGTTCAGCGTTCCGGCACCCGAAGACGGCGACGAAGACTGGCAGACGTTCATCAACCCGACATCGAATCTCGTGCTGACTGATGCGCGTGTCGAACCGAGCGTGCTGAACGACTCCGCCGACACACGTTACCAGTTTGAACGTCAGGGATATTTCTGGCGCGATCCGGTCGACTCGTCGGACGACCATCTGGTATTCAACCGCATCGTTACGCTGCGTGATTCGTGGGCAAAAATTGTCGAGGAACGTTCTGTGGATACGGGATCGGAACGGTCTGACCCATCGGCTTCGGACCAGGTTGCGGAGACCGATGGTGATACGGCAGAGCCTGTGTTCAAACGGCTCCCCAGACTGAACGCTGAGCGCCAGAAACGAGCCGATGCTTATGTGGCCGATCTGGGATTGGACACCGAGGACGCCGCCCTGCTCTCGGCGAGCGATGGTCTGGCTTCCTTCTTTGAAACCGCTGTCAAAGAAGGTGGATCACCACGCACGATGGCGAACTGGATCCTCCACGAACTCCTCCGCGAGCTCAAGGGACAGTCGCTTGCCAGCTTGCCCGTGACGCCGAGTCATCTGGTAGAACTCGTCTCGCTTGTGGACGATGCGACGATCTCAGGCCGCATTGCCAAGGACGTGTTTTCGGAGATGATTGGCTCGGGAGACCGACCCGCCGCGATCGTCGAGTCGAAGGGCCTTCGTCAGGTGACTGATGCGGACCGTCTCGGTGCAATCGTAGCAACTATCGTCGCTGAGAATTCTGAGAAGGCCTCCGCGTACCGAGAAGGAAAGAAGGGCCTTATCGGCTTCTTCGTCGGACAGGTGATGCAGCAAACGGCTGGCAAAGCGAATCCAGCGTTGGTGCGGCAGCTGCTGGAGGACCGGCTGGCGTAG